In Providencia sneebia DSM 19967, one DNA window encodes the following:
- a CDS encoding LTA synthase family protein, which produces MKRVVSIIYLLVILLGSFILVFEKSSFIYPALISISVFAVIFGAIYFLTARWLFSLVVTGTLFIIIKFLNQLKVHYYKEQLFYSDLKVMTDIENMGTLSHYWLAGLAIIGLVLLLIINGIVSWRLVASKKSYAWRILAICLSVGGYFGASFASSHYYTQWTNNLPKGKGTVTNLVMSFHKSAYSAPQINGSSDYFLQQAAAISLPTSELSEKPDILLLLQESTVNPHIYKLPAGTNLPNLFMFQQDKELIAHSNMRVQTFAGGTWISEFAALTGLNSDDFGTQKSGVFYFIVDHLNNSLFKEMKANGYYTVVLTPFNRGAYHSGYAYNTLGVDKIIQPQELGYPGKLQDNLWTITTEDMLKYAKEILSKETDKPIFIFSLTMYEHGPYEDSHSDDYNLQDKIKNKNAAGGFSHYMEKIATSDGAIRSFVEFMSKRERPLMFLYFGDHQPGINLNEYQFEFDNPAFITQFTLRDNLKSDTAIKTGNLTDIAFLGGILLERANLKVSPFYEANIKMRHLCNGKLDDCEDKQLLESYHRYIYHDLQAASKPIKK; this is translated from the coding sequence TGGGTTCTTTTATTTTAGTTTTTGAAAAAAGCAGTTTCATTTACCCCGCATTAATTTCCATAAGTGTATTTGCCGTCATTTTTGGGGCGATCTATTTCCTCACGGCAAGATGGCTTTTTTCTCTTGTCGTCACGGGCACCTTATTCATTATTATTAAATTTCTCAATCAGCTTAAGGTTCATTACTATAAAGAACAGTTATTCTATTCTGATCTCAAGGTGATGACAGATATAGAGAATATGGGCACATTAAGCCATTATTGGTTAGCTGGATTGGCTATTATTGGGTTGGTGCTTCTATTAATTATTAACGGAATTGTCAGTTGGCGTTTAGTCGCTTCTAAAAAGTCTTATGCTTGGCGAATTCTTGCTATTTGCTTAAGTGTGGGTGGCTATTTTGGTGCTAGTTTTGCATCGTCACATTATTATACTCAATGGACAAATAATTTACCTAAGGGGAAAGGGACAGTTACTAACCTTGTGATGTCATTCCATAAATCTGCTTATTCAGCACCACAAATTAATGGTTCATCAGATTACTTTTTGCAACAAGCTGCTGCAATATCATTACCTACTTCTGAATTATCAGAGAAGCCAGATATTTTGTTGTTATTACAAGAATCTACAGTAAATCCGCATATTTATAAATTACCTGCAGGAACTAATTTACCAAACCTATTTATGTTCCAACAAGATAAAGAATTGATCGCTCATAGTAACATGCGAGTTCAAACATTTGCTGGTGGAACATGGATATCAGAATTTGCTGCGTTAACGGGCTTAAATAGTGATGATTTTGGTACCCAAAAAAGTGGTGTTTTTTATTTTATAGTTGATCATCTTAATAACAGCCTATTTAAAGAGATGAAAGCAAACGGCTATTATACCGTGGTTTTAACTCCCTTTAATCGTGGGGCATACCATTCTGGTTATGCTTATAACACGTTGGGTGTAGATAAAATAATCCAACCGCAAGAACTTGGATATCCAGGTAAACTACAAGATAACTTATGGACTATCACAACAGAAGATATGTTGAAATATGCCAAAGAAATTTTATCTAAAGAGACAGATAAACCAATTTTTATTTTTTCACTCACCATGTATGAACACGGGCCTTACGAAGATAGCCATAGTGATGATTACAATCTGCAAGATAAAATTAAAAACAAAAATGCGGCAGGTGGATTTAGTCATTATATGGAGAAAATAGCGACATCAGATGGTGCGATTAGAAGTTTTGTGGAGTTTATGTCAAAACGCGAACGACCATTAATGTTTCTCTATTTTGGCGATCATCAACCCGGAATTAATTTAAATGAATATCAATTTGAGTTTGATAATCCTGCATTTATCACACAGTTTACATTGCGCGATAATTTAAAGTCAGACACGGCTATTAAAACAGGTAATTTGACGGATATTGCATTTCTTGGTGGGATCTTACTCGAACGGGCGAATTTAAAAGTATCACCATTTTATGAAGCCAATATTAAAATGCGCCATCTGTGTAATGGAAAATTAGATGATTGTGAAGATAAGCAATTGTTAGAAAGTTACCATCGTTATATTTATCATGATTTACAGGCGGCAAGTAAGCCAATAAAAAAATAA